The Patescibacteria group bacterium genomic sequence ACGGTCCACATGCGGACGTATTGTACCAGAGCTTTCCGCCAACCCACCTTTTGGAACTTCCGCCGCATGGTGAGGCCCGGGAGCGGCACCGACCCGTACGGCAGGCGGTTGCGACGGCAATAATAGTTGAGCGCCTCTTCCAGCTGGAACCCGCGAAGCAGATGCGGCGGCACGCGCTCGATGATCTCGCGCGGGAGCGCGCGTTCGCCGGACACGAGCGGGAGCCAGCGCGTGAACGGGGTGAACCACCCGCGGTCGCGTTGGCTGCAGTTCATCACGCGGCTGCCGTCGAGCACGGGCGCAAGCAGGCGCTCGACATGGTCGGCGGTGAGTCCCACGAGGTCGGCG encodes the following:
- a CDS encoding glycosyltransferase, which codes for MSVRVAAIIPAYDEETTVADVVRAVRTSPLVSETIVVSDASTDRTAAVAREAGARVVERPTNGGKGAAVLSGLAMTDAPLVLLLDADLVGLTADHVERLLAPVLDGSRVMNCSQRDRGWFTPFTRWLPLVSGERALPREIIERVPPHLLRGFQLEEALNYYCRRNRLPYGSVPLPGLTMRRKFQKVGWRKALVQYVRMWTVVAKAMILVRIAALKGEF